A stretch of Mesorhizobium sp. M2A.F.Ca.ET.046.03.2.1 DNA encodes these proteins:
- the argJ gene encoding bifunctional glutamate N-acetyltransferase/amino-acid acetyltransferase ArgJ — MSATISPLAPKKYPKMPVIEGVRIATAEAGIKYRNRTDLLAMVFDPGTAVAGVFTRSKCPSAPVDFCRQNLPAGKARVLVVNSGNANAFTGKKGKISTALTGEAAAKAAGCSESEVFLASTGVIGEPLDTTKFSHLLAGLVKDGKPDLWTEAAKAIMTTDTYPKVATATVKLGDVDVTINGIAKGAGMIAPDMATMLSFIATDAPIAAPVLQDLLSRGTAKTFNAVTVDSDTSTSDTLLIFATGKAAARGAPAISDAKDARLGAFRQALGKVLKSLALQVVRDGEGARKQVEVTVTGAKSARSAKRIALSIANSPLVKTAVAGEDANWGRVVMAVGKAGEPADRDRLSIWFGDNRLAHEGERDPAYSEEATSAYMKRDDIRIRADIGIGRGKATVWTCDLTKEYVAINGDYRS, encoded by the coding sequence ATGTCCGCTACGATCTCGCCGCTCGCACCGAAGAAATATCCCAAGATGCCGGTCATCGAGGGTGTGCGCATCGCGACGGCCGAAGCGGGCATCAAATACCGGAATAGAACCGACCTCCTCGCCATGGTCTTCGATCCGGGCACGGCTGTCGCCGGCGTGTTCACCAGGTCGAAATGCCCGTCGGCGCCGGTCGACTTCTGCCGCCAGAACCTGCCTGCCGGCAAGGCGCGCGTGCTGGTGGTCAATTCCGGCAATGCCAACGCCTTCACCGGCAAGAAGGGCAAGATCTCGACCGCGCTGACCGGCGAGGCGGCGGCGAAGGCCGCCGGATGTTCCGAGAGCGAGGTGTTCCTGGCCTCGACCGGGGTCATCGGCGAGCCGCTCGACACCACCAAATTCAGCCATCTGCTCGCCGGCCTGGTCAAGGACGGAAAGCCCGATCTGTGGACCGAGGCGGCAAAGGCCATCATGACCACCGACACCTATCCGAAGGTGGCGACGGCGACTGTCAAGCTCGGCGATGTCGACGTCACCATCAACGGCATCGCCAAGGGCGCCGGCATGATCGCGCCCGACATGGCGACGATGCTTTCCTTCATCGCCACCGACGCGCCGATCGCGGCGCCCGTGCTGCAGGACCTGTTGTCGCGCGGCACGGCCAAGACCTTCAACGCGGTAACCGTCGACAGCGACACCTCGACCAGCGACACGCTGCTCATCTTCGCCACCGGCAAGGCGGCTGCCCGCGGCGCGCCGGCGATCAGCGATGCCAAGGACGCGCGGCTCGGCGCGTTCCGTCAGGCGCTCGGCAAGGTGCTGAAGTCGCTGGCGCTGCAAGTGGTGCGCGACGGCGAGGGCGCACGCAAGCAGGTCGAGGTCACGGTGACCGGCGCCAAATCGGCGCGTTCGGCCAAGCGCATCGCGCTTTCGATCGCCAATTCGCCGCTGGTCAAGACGGCCGTCGCCGGCGAGGACGCCAATTGGGGCCGCGTCGTCATGGCCGTCGGCAAGGCCGGCGAGCCGGCCGACCGCGACCGGCTGTCGATCTGGTTCGGCGACAATCGCCTGGCGCATGAGGGCGAGCGCGATCCGGCCTATTCGGAGGAAGCGACGTCTGCCTATATGAAACGCGACGACATCCGCATCCGCGCCGATATCGGCATCGGCCGCGGCAAGGCGACGGTGTGGACCTGCGACCTCACCAAGGAATATGTCGCCATCAACGGCGACTACCGGAGCTGA
- a CDS encoding TetR/AcrR family transcriptional regulator translates to MGEAAARGRKSIGAKRNPESADAIIEAAEAVLREAGYAGFSIEAVARRARAGKPTIYRWWPSKAALLIEIYQRQKHVETPDTGNVEDDLAGFLENLFAHWRDTPSGNIYSSLIAEAQSDEAAAAVLAEYSKERRSHTGRIIERAKARGEVAADVDAGIVADLIASYAWRHLLTGRLDEDVAAIRAAVGYITRGILTA, encoded by the coding sequence ATGGGCGAAGCCGCCGCTCGCGGGCGCAAGTCGATCGGCGCGAAACGCAATCCAGAGAGCGCCGATGCCATCATCGAGGCGGCCGAAGCCGTGCTGCGCGAGGCGGGCTACGCCGGCTTTTCGATCGAGGCCGTCGCCCGGCGGGCGCGGGCGGGAAAGCCGACCATCTATCGCTGGTGGCCAAGCAAGGCGGCGCTGCTGATCGAGATCTACCAGAGGCAGAAGCATGTCGAGACACCCGACACCGGAAACGTCGAGGACGACCTGGCCGGCTTTCTCGAAAATCTCTTCGCCCATTGGCGCGACACCCCGTCGGGCAACATCTACAGCTCGCTGATCGCGGAGGCGCAGTCGGACGAGGCAGCCGCGGCCGTGCTTGCCGAGTATTCGAAGGAACGCCGCAGCCATACCGGCCGGATCATCGAGCGCGCCAAGGCGCGGGGCGAGGTGGCGGCCGATGTCGATGCCGGGATCGTCGCCGATCTGATTGCGTCCTACGCCTGGCGGCATCTGCTGACCGGACGGCTCGACGAGGACGTGGCGGCGATCCGCGCGGCCGTTGGCTACATCACGCGGGGGATACTGACCGCCTGA
- a CDS encoding (deoxy)nucleoside triphosphate pyrophosphohydrolase, whose translation MSEVKPAGKRLLLVAACALVDADRRVLLAQRPEGKQLAGLWEFPGGKVEPGETPEECLVRELHEELGIETEIPCLAPLTFASHSYDDFHLLMPLYVCRRFRGIAQPREGQGLKWVRPRQMRDYPMPPADAPLIQFLIDLL comes from the coding sequence ATGAGCGAGGTGAAGCCAGCCGGAAAGCGCCTGCTGCTGGTCGCCGCCTGCGCGCTGGTCGATGCCGACCGGCGCGTGCTTCTGGCGCAGCGCCCGGAGGGCAAGCAGCTTGCCGGCCTGTGGGAGTTTCCTGGCGGCAAGGTCGAGCCCGGCGAGACGCCTGAGGAGTGCCTGGTCCGCGAGCTGCATGAGGAACTCGGCATCGAGACCGAAATTCCGTGCCTGGCGCCGCTCACCTTCGCCAGCCATTCCTATGACGATTTCCATCTGCTGATGCCGCTTTATGTCTGCCGCCGCTTTCGCGGGATCGCGCAACCCAGGGAAGGGCAGGGGCTGAAATGGGTCAGACCGCGGCAGATGCGCGACTATCCGATGCCGCCGGCCGACGCACCGCTCATCCAGTTCCTGATCGATCTTTTGTAA
- a CDS encoding peptidylprolyl isomerase, with protein MPLSFRRASLASLGLAFGLSALSLSPLMAQETKPADATAPATAPAAPVDPNAVVATINGEKLTEADLQLAEGELSQQFAQLPPDQRRAAALSAAIEIRVMAKKAVDSGLDKDADFQRRMAFLQARALHGEVVEKEVVDKVTDAEVRARYDQEIANTPPVNEVHARHILVKTKEEAEAIIKQLDGGADFQKLANEHTNDPSGKTSGGDLGWFGPGQMVPEFDKAAFALDVGKYTKEPVQTQFGWHVIKLEDKRAKQPPAFDDVKDQAKQAVIRDKYFAMVKDLRAAAKVEISDEKLKKDVDTLEAGK; from the coding sequence ATGCCCCTGTCGTTCCGCCGCGCCTCGCTCGCCAGCCTCGGTCTGGCCTTCGGGCTCTCGGCTCTTAGCCTGTCGCCGCTGATGGCGCAGGAGACCAAGCCCGCGGATGCCACCGCGCCTGCCACCGCTCCCGCCGCGCCGGTCGATCCCAATGCCGTGGTCGCCACCATCAATGGCGAGAAGCTGACCGAGGCCGATCTTCAGCTCGCCGAAGGCGAACTCTCGCAGCAGTTCGCGCAGCTGCCGCCCGATCAGCGCCGCGCGGCCGCCCTTTCGGCGGCGATCGAAATCCGCGTCATGGCCAAGAAGGCGGTCGACAGCGGCCTTGACAAGGACGCCGACTTCCAGCGCCGCATGGCTTTCCTGCAGGCGCGCGCGCTGCATGGCGAGGTCGTCGAGAAGGAAGTGGTCGACAAGGTCACGGACGCCGAAGTCCGCGCCCGCTACGACCAGGAGATCGCCAACACGCCGCCAGTCAACGAAGTGCATGCGCGTCACATCCTCGTGAAGACGAAGGAAGAGGCCGAGGCGATCATCAAGCAGCTCGACGGCGGCGCCGACTTCCAGAAGCTCGCCAACGAACACACCAACGACCCCTCGGGCAAAACCAGTGGCGGCGATCTCGGCTGGTTCGGACCGGGCCAGATGGTGCCGGAATTCGACAAGGCGGCCTTCGCGCTCGACGTCGGCAAGTACACCAAGGAGCCGGTGCAGACGCAGTTCGGCTGGCACGTCATCAAGCTCGAGGACAAGCGCGCCAAGCAGCCGCCGGCCTTCGACGACGTCAAGGACCAGGCCAAGCAGGCGGTAATCCGCGACAAGTATTTCGCCATGGTGAAGGACCTGCGCGCCGCCGCCAAGGTCGAGATCTCGGACGAGAAGCTCAAGAAGGACGTCGACACGCTGGAAGCGGGCAAGTAA
- the secA gene encoding preprotein translocase subunit SecA yields MVSLGGLARKVFGSSNDRRVKSTRPRVEAINAMENEMRALSDAELAGRTEKFRQDLANGASLDDLLVPAFATVREAARRVLGMRPFDVQLIGGMVLHNGGIAEMRTGEGKTLVATLPVYLNALAGKGVHVVTVNDYLAKRDAEWMGRVYKFLGLTVGIIVHGLSDDERREAYACDVTYATNNELGFDYLRDNMKYERSQMVQRGHSYAIVDEVDSILVDEARTPLIISGPLEDRSEMYNTIDAFMLKLGPADYEVDEKQKTTIFTEEGTEKLENMLTAAGLLKGESLYDVENVAIVHHVNNALKAHLLFQKDRDYIVRNGEIVIIDEFTGRMMPGRRYSEGLHQALEAKEHVQIQPENQTLASVTFQNYFRLYKKLAGMTGTALTEAEEFANIYNLEVTEIPTNLPVARKDEDDEVYRTVDEKYKAIVKEIKDARDRGQPILVGTTSIEKSEQLAERLRKEGIKDFEVLNARHHEREASIVAQAGKPGAITIATNMAGRGTDIKLGGNAEMRIAEELGDMPAGPEREAREKAIIDDVERLKEKALAAGGLYVLATERHESRRIDNQLRGRSGRQGDPGRSKFFLSLQDDLMRIFGSERMDGMLQKLGLKEDEAIIHPWINKALEKAQKKVEARNFDIRKNLLKYDDVSNDQRKVVFEQRIELMDGEGLSETITEMREGVIEEIVAKNIPENAYAEQWNVAGLKEEVGQYLNLDLPIEEWVKEEGIAEDDIRERITAAADAAAKERADRFGPDVMNYVERSVVLQTLDHLWREHIVNLDHLRSVVGFRGYAQRDPLQEYKGEAFELFQGMLGNLRQAVTAQLMRVELVREAADAPPPEAPEMFGSHIDGSTGEDDFQGGETALLLRQDSNTVVAPENRDPKNPATWGKVGRNEACPCGSGKKYKHCHGAFA; encoded by the coding sequence ATGGTCAGTCTCGGCGGTCTCGCCCGTAAGGTTTTCGGTTCTTCCAACGACCGGCGCGTCAAGTCGACCCGACCTAGGGTCGAGGCCATCAACGCCATGGAAAACGAGATGCGGGCGCTTTCCGACGCCGAGCTTGCCGGGCGCACGGAGAAATTCCGCCAGGATCTCGCTAACGGCGCTTCGCTCGACGACCTGCTGGTCCCGGCCTTCGCCACGGTGCGCGAGGCGGCCCGCCGCGTGCTCGGCATGCGGCCTTTCGACGTCCAGTTGATCGGCGGCATGGTGCTGCACAATGGCGGCATCGCCGAGATGCGCACCGGCGAGGGCAAGACCCTGGTCGCCACCTTGCCGGTCTATCTCAACGCGCTCGCCGGCAAGGGCGTGCATGTCGTCACCGTCAACGACTACCTCGCCAAGCGCGACGCCGAATGGATGGGCCGCGTCTACAAATTCCTCGGCCTGACCGTCGGCATCATCGTCCACGGCCTTTCCGACGACGAGCGCCGCGAGGCCTACGCCTGCGACGTCACCTACGCCACCAACAACGAGCTCGGCTTCGACTATCTGCGCGACAATATGAAGTATGAGCGCTCGCAGATGGTGCAGCGCGGCCACTCCTACGCCATCGTCGACGAGGTCGATTCCATCCTGGTGGACGAGGCGCGCACGCCGCTGATCATTTCCGGTCCGCTTGAGGACCGCTCGGAAATGTACAACACCATCGACGCCTTCATGCTGAAGCTCGGCCCGGCCGACTACGAGGTCGACGAGAAGCAGAAGACGACGATCTTCACCGAGGAAGGAACCGAGAAGCTCGAAAACATGCTGACAGCGGCGGGCTTGCTCAAAGGTGAGTCGCTCTATGACGTCGAGAATGTCGCCATCGTCCACCACGTCAACAACGCGCTGAAGGCGCATCTGCTCTTCCAGAAGGATCGCGATTACATCGTGCGCAACGGCGAGATCGTCATCATCGACGAGTTCACCGGCCGCATGATGCCAGGACGCCGCTATTCGGAAGGCCTGCACCAGGCGCTCGAGGCCAAGGAGCATGTGCAGATCCAGCCGGAGAACCAGACGCTGGCCTCCGTCACCTTCCAGAACTATTTCCGCCTCTACAAGAAGCTCGCCGGCATGACCGGCACGGCGCTGACCGAGGCCGAGGAATTCGCCAACATCTACAATCTCGAAGTCACCGAGATCCCGACCAACCTGCCGGTCGCCCGCAAGGACGAGGACGACGAGGTCTACCGTACGGTCGACGAGAAATACAAGGCGATCGTCAAGGAAATCAAGGACGCGCGCGACCGCGGCCAGCCGATCCTGGTCGGCACCACCTCGATCGAGAAATCCGAGCAACTGGCCGAGCGCCTGCGCAAGGAAGGCATCAAGGACTTCGAAGTGCTGAACGCTCGCCACCATGAGCGCGAGGCGTCCATCGTCGCCCAGGCCGGCAAGCCCGGCGCCATCACCATCGCCACCAACATGGCCGGCCGCGGCACCGACATCAAGCTCGGCGGCAATGCCGAGATGCGCATCGCCGAGGAGCTTGGCGACATGCCGGCCGGCCCCGAGCGCGAGGCGCGGGAAAAGGCCATCATCGACGATGTCGAACGCCTGAAGGAAAAGGCGCTGGCCGCCGGCGGCCTTTACGTTCTGGCCACCGAGCGCCACGAATCGCGCCGCATCGACAACCAGTTGCGCGGCCGCTCCGGCCGTCAGGGCGATCCGGGCCGCTCGAAATTCTTCCTGTCGCTGCAGGATGACCTGATGCGCATCTTCGGCTCCGAGCGCATGGACGGCATGCTGCAGAAGCTCGGCCTCAAGGAAGACGAGGCGATCATCCATCCCTGGATCAACAAGGCGCTGGAGAAGGCGCAGAAGAAGGTCGAGGCGCGCAACTTCGACATCCGCAAGAATCTGTTGAAGTATGACGACGTCTCGAACGACCAGCGCAAGGTGGTGTTCGAGCAGCGCATCGAGCTGATGGACGGCGAAGGCCTGTCGGAGACGATCACCGAGATGCGTGAAGGCGTCATCGAGGAGATCGTCGCCAAGAACATCCCCGAAAACGCCTATGCCGAGCAATGGAACGTCGCCGGCCTCAAGGAAGAGGTGGGGCAATACCTCAACCTCGACCTGCCGATCGAGGAATGGGTCAAGGAAGAGGGCATCGCCGAGGACGACATCCGCGAGCGCATCACGGCCGCGGCCGATGCCGCCGCCAAGGAGCGCGCCGATCGCTTCGGCCCCGACGTGATGAATTATGTCGAGCGTTCGGTGGTGTTGCAGACGCTCGATCATCTGTGGCGCGAGCATATCGTCAATCTCGATCATCTGCGCTCGGTCGTCGGCTTCCGCGGCTACGCCCAGCGCGACCCGCTGCAGGAATACAAGGGCGAAGCCTTCGAGCTGTTCCAGGGCATGCTGGGCAATTTGCGCCAAGCCGTCACCGCGCAGCTGATGCGCGTCGAGCTGGTGCGCGAGGCTGCGGACGCGCCGCCGCCCGAGGCGCCCGAGATGTTCGGCAGCCATATCGACGGCTCCACCGGCGAGGACGATTTCCAGGGCGGCGAAACCGCGCTTCTCCTGCGCCAGGATTCGAATACCGTTGTCGCTCCGGAAAACCGCGACCCGAAGAACCCCGCGACCTGGGGCAAGGTCGGCCGCAACGAAGCCTGCCCCTGCGGCTCCGGCAAGAAATACAAGCACTGCCACGGCGCCTTCGCCTGA
- a CDS encoding GNAT family N-acetyltransferase, giving the protein MAPVSRHPASVLAVVRRYEAAGFRAWPAAAVHYDGTWVVRLTAGHPAKRLNSVNPLDPGDTYAIEERIGRAARRFDAYGRPLTFRMSPLSGQVLSTHLDKAGWNRFDESMVMRLPLKDLELGAAMDQIPLKDISRFIGASLRTSGSDASLRPGLSEVIGAIQPEAGLFALEDGNEPLATLICVHDGDLAGLFEVATEKSARKQGHGRNLILSALKWARLRGAREAWLQVEAGNLPALSLYRSLGFEEVYRYHYRRPPGA; this is encoded by the coding sequence ATGGCGCCGGTGTCCAGGCATCCGGCAAGCGTGCTGGCGGTCGTGCGCCGCTACGAGGCGGCGGGCTTTCGCGCCTGGCCGGCGGCGGCCGTCCATTATGACGGGACTTGGGTGGTGCGGCTGACCGCCGGGCATCCGGCCAAGCGCCTGAACTCGGTCAATCCGCTCGATCCGGGCGACACGTACGCCATCGAGGAGCGCATCGGCCGCGCCGCGCGCCGCTTCGATGCCTATGGCAGGCCGCTGACCTTTCGCATGTCGCCGCTGTCGGGACAGGTGCTGTCCACGCATCTCGACAAGGCCGGCTGGAACAGGTTCGACGAATCCATGGTCATGCGGCTGCCGCTCAAGGACCTCGAGCTCGGCGCGGCCATGGACCAGATACCGCTCAAGGACATCAGCCGTTTCATCGGCGCGTCGCTGAGGACCAGCGGCTCGGACGCCTCGCTGCGGCCCGGCCTGTCGGAGGTCATCGGCGCCATTCAGCCCGAAGCCGGGCTGTTCGCGCTGGAGGACGGCAATGAGCCGCTGGCGACGCTGATCTGCGTCCATGATGGCGACCTTGCCGGCCTGTTCGAGGTCGCCACCGAAAAATCGGCGCGCAAACAGGGCCATGGCCGCAATCTCATCCTGTCGGCGCTGAAATGGGCGCGGCTGCGCGGCGCGCGCGAGGCCTGGCTGCAGGTCGAGGCCGGCAATCTACCGGCGCTCTCGCTCTATCGGTCGCTCGGCTTCGAGGAAGTCTACCGCTACCACTATCGACGGCCGCCGGGCGCATGA